Proteins encoded in a region of the Stieleria neptunia genome:
- a CDS encoding metallophosphoesterase family protein, with the protein MTQRLIAIGDIHGCRTALETLLDAIDPTGEDIIVTLGDYIDRGPDSRGVIDTLIRLADRSQLVGVLGNHEEMMLEVLHHGGSHHAWLRYGGLETLESYGFDGDLDFLPPEHQQFLDSLGDFYLSGDFFFTHAAYDPELPLEQQEIEMLRWYSLTNGIPPQHQSGKTAVVGHTANRDGEILDSGHLICLDTYCYGGGWLTAMDVNTRQVWQANEKGELRD; encoded by the coding sequence GTGACGCAACGATTGATCGCGATCGGAGATATTCATGGTTGTCGCACCGCCCTGGAGACTTTGTTGGATGCGATTGATCCGACCGGCGAGGACATCATCGTCACGCTGGGGGACTATATCGATCGGGGGCCGGACTCTCGCGGGGTCATCGACACGCTGATTCGACTTGCCGATCGGTCTCAGTTGGTCGGCGTGTTGGGCAACCACGAAGAAATGATGTTGGAGGTCCTTCACCACGGCGGCTCGCACCACGCTTGGTTGCGTTACGGCGGGTTGGAAACGTTGGAAAGCTATGGCTTCGACGGCGATTTGGATTTTTTGCCGCCCGAACACCAACAGTTTCTCGACTCGCTGGGCGATTTTTATCTCTCCGGTGACTTCTTCTTCACCCATGCCGCCTACGATCCCGAGCTTCCCTTGGAACAACAGGAGATCGAGATGCTGCGTTGGTACTCGCTGACCAACGGAATTCCGCCCCAACATCAAAGTGGCAAGACTGCGGTGGTCGGCCACACCGCCAATCGAGACGGAGAAATTCTCGATTCAGGCCACCTGATTTGCTTGGACACGTATTGTTACGGCGGCGGTTGGTTGACGGCGATGGACGTCAACACGCGGCAGGTCTGGCAGGCCAATGAAAAGGGAGAGCTAAGGGACTAA
- a CDS encoding response regulator, with translation MSTNSLVRFTRSCPTCGRRIQIRGSLLGRVVACRHCNAEFVATASDDAPGCIDDAKRLMDRVDSVLSRSQPPVIDTPTSTTTPAG, from the coding sequence ATGAGTACCAATAGTCTCGTTCGCTTCACACGGTCTTGTCCTACGTGTGGGCGGCGAATTCAGATCCGCGGCTCGTTGCTCGGTCGTGTCGTCGCCTGCCGCCATTGCAATGCGGAATTTGTCGCGACGGCATCGGACGATGCTCCCGGCTGTATCGATGACGCGAAGCGGTTGATGGATCGTGTGGATTCGGTGCTGTCGCGGAGTCAACCGCCAGTGATCGACACCCCCACTTCGACGACCACGCCCGCCGGTTGA
- the tmk gene encoding dTMP kinase, whose product MPPKPGHFIAVDGIDGVGKSTQIQGLERLMGELDLEFLTTRDPGSSEIGRRLRTLLLESRLTMHRRTEAMLFMASRCEMVETTIRPTLASGTSVISDRFLLANVVYQSVCEGPTEVSPDLLWQMGDLANGGLRPDLTLLLDMPAEQAMRRIEGPTDRMESRGAEYMESVRQSFLTELPRASRFTAVIDAAGSPEQVQAEIRKAVENYLSAST is encoded by the coding sequence ATGCCGCCAAAACCTGGTCATTTTATCGCCGTCGACGGAATCGACGGCGTCGGAAAATCCACACAAATCCAAGGGCTGGAGCGTCTGATGGGAGAACTCGACTTGGAGTTCCTAACGACGCGCGACCCGGGAAGTTCGGAAATTGGCCGACGTTTGCGGACCTTGTTGTTGGAAAGCCGGCTGACCATGCATCGACGAACCGAAGCGATGCTGTTCATGGCCAGTCGCTGTGAAATGGTTGAAACGACGATTCGACCGACGCTTGCTTCCGGAACGAGCGTGATCAGTGATCGTTTTTTGTTGGCCAACGTGGTGTATCAAAGTGTCTGTGAGGGTCCGACGGAGGTATCGCCCGACTTGCTTTGGCAGATGGGGGACCTTGCCAACGGGGGGCTGCGTCCCGATCTGACCTTGTTGCTGGACATGCCGGCCGAACAAGCGATGCGGCGGATCGAAGGGCCGACCGACCGCATGGAGTCGCGCGGGGCGGAATACATGGAGTCGGTCCGGCAATCCTTCCTGACCGAATTGCCCCGGGCGAGTCGGTTCACCGCCGTGATCGACGCCGCCGGTTCGCCCGAGCAAGTGCAGGCAGAGATTCGCAAGGCGGTCGAAAACTATTTGAGTGCGTCGACCTGA
- a CDS encoding vWA domain-containing protein — MSTTEFPSTDSAEFPERPDDAFDLGDQQLGDQDLDEVDAWDEEELEEEPVLQTDESAALFGSMAVHILIIVSLAIAPSAVFKDEEAVVIVSPPVETESEPLVEEVVFSDIPEIAIGANSTAEAEMADASAEMFAEIAEIPSPVELEKSDLGDIEVNRIFSQPMAPMDRLTDRKGTVGEGASGAAGAVDRLTFEILQSMEERPTLVVWLFDQSGSLHRQRREIRDRFDRIYDELGIVADAKAKDEKELAAQRRRGMNHDAQLLNSVIGFGETITLYTETPTEDVAEIKQIVDNIETDSSGTERVFTAVKSAAEQYKSLRVSRGGNEPQRNVLLIVVTDERGDDEQQVEDTIEICRKYGMPVHIIGVPAPFGRRETLVKYIDPDPKYDQTPQWASVDQGPESFLPERVQLPFTANFEEEPTIDSGFGPYALTRLSYETGGIYFNVHPNRNVSRRVNKRDVAAYASDMEYFFDPVAMSRYRPDYLSPRDYVAKVKSSPLRSALVTAAQLRPVTGISRPRLRFIGADQARLSGDLTRAQQDAARLEQPLARMAMTLEPGMKYRESEESPRWRAGFDLAMGRVLAQKVRTETYNAMLAKAKLGMSFEKEKNNTWILEPSDEVTVGSKWKREAETAKTLLETVVNEHPGTPWELLAKKELEVPIGWTWTEDFTDLSPPPRRNPGNNNNPPRPASDDKKRMLKKAPKRPVPKL; from the coding sequence ATGAGTACCACTGAATTTCCCAGCACCGATTCGGCCGAGTTTCCGGAGCGTCCCGACGACGCTTTCGATCTGGGGGATCAGCAGCTGGGGGATCAAGATCTGGACGAGGTCGATGCCTGGGACGAGGAGGAACTGGAAGAAGAACCGGTTTTGCAGACGGACGAGTCGGCGGCGCTGTTCGGCAGCATGGCCGTGCACATTCTGATCATCGTCTCATTGGCGATCGCGCCCAGTGCGGTTTTCAAGGACGAAGAAGCGGTGGTGATTGTTTCGCCGCCGGTGGAAACCGAATCCGAACCGCTGGTCGAAGAGGTCGTCTTCAGCGACATCCCGGAGATCGCGATCGGCGCCAACAGCACCGCCGAGGCCGAGATGGCGGACGCGTCGGCTGAGATGTTCGCGGAAATCGCCGAGATCCCCAGTCCGGTCGAGCTCGAAAAGAGCGACTTGGGCGACATCGAAGTCAATCGGATTTTCTCCCAACCGATGGCCCCAATGGACCGCCTGACCGATCGCAAAGGCACCGTTGGTGAAGGCGCCAGTGGAGCGGCCGGTGCCGTCGACCGTCTGACTTTCGAAATCCTGCAATCGATGGAAGAACGTCCGACATTGGTCGTCTGGCTGTTCGACCAAAGCGGATCCTTGCACCGCCAACGACGAGAGATCCGAGACCGATTCGACCGGATCTATGACGAGTTGGGCATTGTCGCCGACGCCAAAGCCAAGGACGAAAAAGAACTGGCCGCCCAACGTCGACGTGGCATGAACCACGACGCCCAATTGCTCAATTCCGTCATCGGGTTCGGCGAAACCATCACGCTCTACACCGAGACCCCCACCGAAGACGTCGCCGAAATCAAACAGATCGTCGACAACATCGAAACCGATTCGTCCGGAACGGAACGCGTCTTCACCGCGGTCAAAAGTGCCGCCGAACAATACAAGTCGCTACGCGTCAGCCGTGGAGGCAACGAACCGCAGCGGAATGTGCTGTTGATCGTCGTCACGGACGAGCGTGGCGATGACGAGCAACAGGTCGAAGACACGATCGAGATTTGCCGTAAATACGGCATGCCGGTTCACATCATTGGCGTCCCGGCCCCCTTCGGACGCCGCGAAACGTTGGTCAAGTACATCGACCCCGATCCCAAGTATGACCAAACCCCGCAATGGGCATCGGTCGACCAAGGCCCCGAGTCGTTTTTGCCCGAACGGGTCCAATTGCCGTTCACCGCCAATTTCGAAGAGGAGCCGACGATCGACAGCGGGTTCGGCCCCTACGCCCTGACACGGCTGAGCTATGAAACCGGTGGGATCTATTTCAACGTGCACCCCAACCGCAACGTTTCCCGCCGAGTCAACAAGCGCGACGTGGCCGCGTATGCTTCGGACATGGAATACTTTTTTGACCCGGTCGCGATGTCTCGCTATCGCCCCGACTATTTGTCGCCGCGCGATTACGTCGCCAAAGTCAAATCGAGCCCGCTGCGGAGCGCCCTGGTGACCGCAGCCCAACTGAGACCGGTCACGGGGATCAGCCGCCCGAGGCTGCGTTTCATCGGAGCCGACCAAGCCCGACTGTCCGGTGACTTGACCCGCGCACAGCAAGACGCGGCCCGACTGGAACAACCCCTGGCACGGATGGCGATGACGCTCGAGCCGGGCATGAAGTACCGTGAGTCAGAGGAGAGCCCGCGCTGGCGAGCAGGATTCGATCTGGCCATGGGACGCGTCCTGGCCCAGAAGGTTCGCACGGAAACCTACAACGCCATGTTGGCCAAAGCGAAACTGGGGATGTCGTTCGAAAAAGAAAAGAACAACACCTGGATCCTGGAGCCGAGCGACGAGGTGACCGTCGGCAGCAAATGGAAACGCGAAGCGGAAACGGCCAAGACGCTACTGGAAACCGTCGTCAACGAGCACCCCGGCACACCGTGGGAATTGCTCGCCAAGAAGGAACTGGAAGTGCCGATCGGTTGGACATGGACGGAAGACTTTACCGATCTGTCCCCGCCGCCTCGGCGCAACCCCGGCAATAACAATAATCCCCCGCGGCCGGCCAGTGACGACAAAAAACGGATGCTCAAAAAGGCACCCAAACGCCCCGTGCCGAAGTTGTAA
- the panC gene encoding pantoate--beta-alanine ligase: MQILRTTEQATELVWQWRRRDATVGLVPTMGALHEGHLSLARTSVGRCDQTVATIFVNPTQFAPHEDLNNYPRTLDTDLEGLRREGVSAVFVPESDEIYPPGFSTAVQPPSVARSLEGEFRPTHFQGVATIVLKLFHILPTTHAFFGQKDYQQLCVIRAMVRDLNVSIEIVACPTVRETDGLAMSSRNRYLNPAQRIRALRLSAALNAAEHAVRDGQRDTIEIEQIMQSTLSADGPEQGVDSIDYATLVDAQTLQPIRQIHERAVALIAAKVGSTRLIDNRLIDP, from the coding sequence ATGCAGATTCTAAGAACGACCGAACAGGCCACGGAGCTTGTTTGGCAATGGCGCCGCCGCGATGCAACGGTCGGTTTGGTGCCGACGATGGGGGCATTGCATGAAGGCCATCTTTCGCTGGCGCGGACCAGCGTCGGTCGGTGCGATCAGACCGTCGCCACGATCTTCGTCAACCCGACCCAATTCGCACCCCACGAAGACCTGAACAACTATCCTCGCACGCTCGACACCGACCTGGAAGGGTTGCGCCGAGAAGGCGTGTCCGCCGTGTTTGTTCCCGAATCGGACGAAATCTACCCGCCGGGATTCAGCACAGCGGTCCAGCCGCCCAGTGTCGCCCGATCACTCGAAGGCGAGTTCCGACCGACGCACTTTCAAGGCGTCGCCACGATCGTGCTGAAACTGTTTCACATCCTGCCGACCACACACGCGTTTTTTGGCCAGAAAGACTATCAGCAACTGTGTGTGATCCGGGCGATGGTCCGTGATCTGAATGTCTCGATCGAGATTGTCGCCTGTCCGACCGTCCGCGAAACCGATGGACTGGCCATGAGCAGCCGGAATCGTTATCTGAACCCCGCCCAACGAATCCGAGCGCTGCGACTTTCCGCGGCGCTCAATGCTGCCGAGCACGCGGTCCGCGACGGACAACGCGATACGATCGAAATCGAACAAATCATGCAGTCGACGTTGTCGGCCGACGGACCTGAACAGGGCGTCGACTCGATCGATTACGCCACATTGGTCGACGCACAAACCCTGCAACCGATCCGGCAGATCCATGAACGAGCCGTCGCGCTGATCGCGGCCAAAGTCGGCTCGACGCGATTGATCGACAACCGACTGATCGATCCTTAA
- a CDS encoding HU family DNA-binding protein → MTKKDIVRTISDEVGLTQQQTKKIVQKTFDSIIETLVREGRIELRNFGVFEVKPRAARRARNPRTGDEVIVPEKYVVTFKPGKYMEVRVQDAELDVHHDGLSGGVDDANASPPASPTDTTPSNKNTGRWDED, encoded by the coding sequence GTGACCAAGAAAGACATCGTCCGAACGATTTCTGACGAAGTAGGCCTAACGCAACAACAGACGAAGAAGATCGTCCAAAAGACCTTTGATTCGATTATCGAGACGCTTGTCCGCGAGGGTCGAATCGAGCTGAGGAATTTTGGCGTTTTCGAAGTCAAGCCGAGGGCTGCACGCCGTGCGCGTAACCCCCGGACAGGTGATGAGGTGATCGTACCGGAAAAGTACGTCGTCACCTTTAAGCCTGGCAAGTACATGGAGGTCAGGGTTCAAGACGCAGAACTCGACGTTCACCATGACGGACTGTCAGGTGGCGTCGACGACGCAAACGCGAGCCCCCCGGCTTCTCCAACCGATACCACGCCGTCCAACAAGAATACCGGTCGCTGGGACGAAGATTAA
- a CDS encoding bifunctional nuclease family protein yields the protein MPVQMQLARIIISELTESQVIYLREIDGEREFPILIGIFEATNIDRRVKEDGYQPPRPLTHDLVVRTAEALGASIHSVVISDLSNQTYFAQLRLETEEGEMIEIDSRPSDAIAVAVTFSPPLPIFVAEHVLAEATSSMP from the coding sequence ATGCCGGTTCAAATGCAACTTGCTCGGATCATCATTTCCGAGCTGACCGAAAGCCAAGTCATCTATTTGCGCGAGATCGATGGGGAGCGCGAGTTCCCCATCTTGATCGGCATTTTCGAAGCGACCAACATCGACCGACGCGTCAAAGAAGACGGCTATCAACCGCCCCGACCGCTGACCCATGACTTGGTCGTGCGAACGGCCGAAGCGCTCGGCGCGTCGATCCATAGCGTCGTGATCAGCGACCTGAGCAATCAAACGTATTTCGCACAACTGCGTCTGGAGACCGAAGAGGGCGAGATGATCGAAATCGATTCCCGCCCCAGTGACGCCATCGCCGTCGCCGTCACCTTCTCGCCGCCATTGCCGATCTTTGTCGCCGAGCATGTGCTTGCCGAAGCGACCTCGAGCATGCCTTAA
- the rsmG gene encoding 16S rRNA (guanine(527)-N(7))-methyltransferase RsmG, producing MPLDPDFETALKNHAVELDGDIAARLQAYAEAMWSWNEKLNLTRHTTWELFVGRDLRDCLQLAPILDPGEEVLDLGSGNGVPGIPLAILRPDIDVSLAESVAKRASVLGELIADLDLPVPVYSARGEDLLDDFRFSSLVCRAVGSISKLCRWIEPHWSNVDRMLLIKGPKWIEERGEARHQGLMGNLQLRKVASYPLGDESDEEQGAIVQIWPKGRELPMKIS from the coding sequence ATGCCTCTCGATCCTGATTTTGAGACCGCCCTGAAGAATCATGCCGTCGAACTCGATGGCGACATCGCAGCTCGACTGCAGGCCTATGCGGAGGCAATGTGGAGCTGGAATGAAAAATTGAATCTGACACGTCACACGACGTGGGAGTTGTTTGTCGGCCGCGATTTGCGAGATTGCCTTCAGTTGGCGCCCATCCTCGATCCGGGCGAAGAGGTGCTGGATCTGGGCAGTGGCAATGGCGTGCCGGGGATCCCCCTTGCGATCCTGCGACCGGACATCGATGTCTCGTTGGCCGAATCGGTTGCCAAGCGAGCGAGCGTGCTGGGCGAATTGATTGCCGATCTGGATCTGCCCGTGCCCGTCTATTCGGCGCGGGGCGAAGATCTGTTGGATGACTTTCGCTTCAGCAGTCTGGTTTGCCGCGCGGTGGGAAGCATCTCCAAGCTCTGCCGCTGGATCGAGCCTCATTGGAGCAACGTCGACCGCATGTTGCTGATCAAAGGGCCGAAATGGATCGAGGAACGCGGCGAAGCACGCCATCAGGGCTTGATGGGCAATTTGCAATTGCGGAAGGTCGCGTCTTACCCGCTCGGCGACGAAAGCGATGAAGAGCAAGGCGCCATCGTCCAGATTTGGCCGAAGGGGCGCGAACTGCCGATGAAAATCAGCTGA
- a CDS encoding N-acyl amino acid synthase FeeM domain-containing protein: MTQAVDDQETSVGGVDRLHARAWTAAGTRTAEETWAAGELFPVQCFTARSLHDYEAAFRTLHDSYVKAGLCDPTASGMRVLPFHLWRETQVFSGRADQKRVATLSLVLDEHHRLPMEEVFEDVVQREREANELTAELSSFAVAPDYSKPRTEHLVAMTAAAVQFARRQGVDDLLATVHPKHVRIYRRIMGFRQIGEVAPHGGVMGRPAVPIAAPVNDIRAVHPRFLPWYFGDRIRKEQVRRSYLSERGYRYFRPFARGIGNRRYRRPR, encoded by the coding sequence GTGACCCAAGCTGTCGACGATCAGGAGACGTCGGTCGGTGGCGTTGATCGGCTGCATGCGCGGGCATGGACTGCCGCGGGGACGCGGACTGCTGAGGAAACTTGGGCCGCAGGTGAGCTGTTTCCCGTTCAGTGTTTTACCGCTCGTTCGCTTCACGACTATGAAGCAGCCTTTCGAACGTTACACGACAGTTACGTGAAGGCGGGGCTGTGTGACCCGACCGCAAGCGGGATGCGTGTCTTGCCGTTTCATCTTTGGCGTGAAACCCAGGTGTTCTCCGGCCGAGCGGATCAGAAACGTGTCGCAACCCTCTCGTTGGTGTTGGATGAGCACCATCGGTTGCCGATGGAGGAGGTGTTTGAAGACGTGGTGCAGCGCGAACGCGAGGCAAACGAACTAACCGCCGAACTATCATCGTTCGCGGTGGCACCGGATTATTCCAAGCCCCGGACGGAGCATTTGGTTGCCATGACGGCTGCGGCGGTGCAGTTTGCACGTCGGCAGGGAGTCGACGATCTGTTGGCGACGGTTCACCCAAAACATGTCCGTATCTATCGCCGCATCATGGGGTTTCGGCAAATCGGCGAGGTCGCTCCGCACGGCGGGGTGATGGGGCGACCTGCCGTCCCGATCGCAGCACCGGTCAACGACATCCGTGCCGTTCACCCACGGTTTTTGCCGTGGTACTTCGGCGATCGGATCCGGAAAGAACAGGTTCGTCGGAGCTATTTATCGGAGCGGGGTTATCGGTATTTTCGACCGTTCGCCAGGGGCATCGGGAATCGTCGGTACCGCCGTCCCCGTTGA
- a CDS encoding UDP-glucuronic acid decarboxylase family protein, with product MIQRILVTGGAGFLGSYLCERLVEQGHDVICLDNFFTSQKTNVAHLLDCPNFELIRHDITNPVFLEVDQIYNLACPAAPGHYQYNPIKTMKTSVMGSINMLGIAKRCGARILQASTSEVYGDPEVHPQVESYRGSVNPIGIRACYDEGKRAAETLFMDYHRSNGVDVRIVRIFNTYGPRMHPFDGRVVSNFIRQALAGEDITIFGDGSQTRSFCFRDDLVNAIIAMMSHNDFIGPVNIGNPDEFTIRELAEQVIEISGSASKLIQKPLPADDPTRRRPDISLAKKELGWEPKIKLADGLRQTIDWFKSIDLSDYRPPTPNYV from the coding sequence ATGATTCAACGCATTCTTGTCACCGGCGGTGCCGGATTTTTGGGCTCCTACCTCTGCGAACGTCTGGTCGAACAGGGCCACGATGTCATCTGTCTGGACAATTTTTTTACCAGCCAGAAGACCAACGTCGCTCATTTGCTCGATTGCCCGAATTTCGAACTGATTCGGCACGACATCACCAACCCGGTGTTTTTGGAAGTCGATCAGATTTACAACTTGGCCTGCCCGGCCGCTCCCGGGCATTACCAGTACAACCCCATCAAAACGATGAAGACCAGCGTGATGGGTTCGATCAACATGCTGGGCATCGCCAAACGCTGTGGCGCACGGATCTTGCAAGCCAGCACCAGCGAAGTCTACGGCGACCCCGAAGTCCATCCGCAGGTGGAATCGTATCGCGGCAGCGTCAACCCGATCGGAATTCGTGCCTGTTATGACGAAGGCAAACGTGCGGCCGAAACACTGTTCATGGATTACCACCGCAGCAACGGGGTCGATGTCCGCATCGTGCGAATTTTCAACACCTACGGCCCCCGCATGCACCCCTTTGACGGGCGCGTCGTTTCGAACTTCATTCGTCAAGCGTTGGCCGGCGAAGACATCACGATCTTCGGCGACGGCTCTCAAACGCGGTCGTTTTGTTTTCGAGACGACCTGGTCAACGCGATCATCGCCATGATGAGCCACAACGATTTCATCGGACCGGTCAACATCGGCAATCCGGACGAATTCACGATTCGCGAATTGGCCGAACAGGTGATCGAGATTTCCGGATCGGCGAGCAAGTTGATTCAAAAACCACTGCCGGCAGACGATCCGACCCGTCGGCGGCCCGACATTTCGCTGGCCAAGAAAGAACTCGGCTGGGAACCCAAGATCAAGCTCGCCGATGGATTGCGACAAACGATCGACTGGTTCAAATCGATCGACCTGAGCGACTACCGTCCGCCGACACCGAACTACGTGTGA
- a CDS encoding helix-turn-helix transcriptional regulator, translated as MARNEQLIRQHKLLQLLELSRFGRTLEELRGDLVADLGLTKLHERTVRRDLEALQAAGFDIQSETVQRGRVFKLGQNTTDVHEIGISATELIALSIGRELLYPLMGTQYWRGIETFWNKVQEAVPNGVFDHYARYRAALHVFGSPSKSYERQEGMLKTINRAILEHRLVEIEYESIGKPVSTRKIEPYGLAVYQSSIYIVAAVPATPATDQPEKGQRLRNWKLDRFHHATLLDEYFKPDPQIDLSKYLGSSIGIFSGDSTTLVKIRLGKRSAAYLREDPWHPEQSLEELGDDHAMLTVPAAHPREILPKVLSLGADAEVIEPAEFRETVAESVREMVAHYT; from the coding sequence ATGGCACGTAATGAACAACTCATTCGCCAGCACAAGTTGCTCCAGCTGCTTGAATTGTCGCGTTTCGGTCGCACGCTGGAAGAGCTGCGCGGCGATTTGGTCGCCGACTTGGGCCTGACCAAACTGCACGAACGTACCGTCCGCCGCGACTTGGAAGCACTGCAGGCTGCGGGTTTTGATATCCAGTCCGAAACCGTCCAGCGCGGACGCGTGTTCAAGTTGGGCCAAAACACCACCGACGTCCACGAAATCGGCATTTCGGCGACCGAATTGATCGCCTTGTCGATCGGACGAGAACTGCTCTATCCGTTGATGGGCACCCAATACTGGCGTGGCATCGAGACGTTCTGGAATAAAGTCCAGGAAGCGGTGCCCAACGGGGTCTTCGACCACTACGCGCGGTACCGTGCCGCGCTGCACGTTTTCGGTTCCCCCAGCAAATCCTACGAACGCCAGGAAGGGATGCTGAAAACGATCAACCGCGCCATCCTGGAGCATCGTCTCGTCGAAATCGAATACGAATCGATCGGTAAACCGGTGTCGACTCGAAAAATCGAACCCTACGGACTGGCCGTCTACCAGAGCAGCATCTACATCGTCGCCGCGGTCCCGGCAACGCCAGCAACCGATCAACCGGAGAAAGGCCAACGTTTACGGAATTGGAAACTGGATCGATTTCATCACGCCACGCTGCTGGACGAATACTTTAAGCCCGACCCACAAATCGACTTGTCGAAGTACCTCGGCAGCAGCATCGGAATCTTCTCCGGGGATTCCACCACGCTGGTCAAAATCCGCTTGGGAAAACGTAGCGCCGCCTACCTGCGTGAAGACCCCTGGCATCCGGAACAATCACTCGAAGAGTTGGGCGACGACCATGCCATGCTGACCGTCCCGGCGGCTCACCCCCGAGAGATTCTGCCCAAAGTCCTCTCCTTGGGTGCAGATGCGGAGGTCATCGAGCCGGCGGAGTTCCGCGAGACGGTCGCCGAATCGGTACGCGAGATGGTTGCCCACTACACCTGA